Sequence from the Pseudophaeobacter arcticus DSM 23566 genome:
CATAAGGGCAGCGCCTTTGCGCCAGTAAAATACACTGCGCAAAAGACAGGTAAGCTGTTCTTTTGCGGCTGCAAACACTCAGCCAAACAGCCGCTCTGTGATGGCAGCCACTCCGGACTATAGGGTCAGGCCCCGCACGGCGTGTTGAGCGCCGCGCGGGCAGTTGCTTCACCTGCGGCTTGCGCTCTCCATAGGCGTGATGCGCCACGCCTCAGCCTGTCCTGTTCGTGTTAGCCTGCTCGCGTTATTAGTTGGAGCCTGCCCGCAGGCGCAGCAGACGCGCGGCGTTGCAGCAATAGTCCGGGGGCTCAACCGATCCACCGGCGCCCGCTGCCCCGTCCTGCGTTTCGAGCCAGCGTTTGCAGCTTTCCGGCGCATCGCAGCCGCGACAGGAGGTGATCATCTCCGCCCAGTCCTCTGCGCTGATTTTGCCTGCTTCAAAAGCCTCGGCCAGATCCGTGCCAAGATGTTTGCCCATGCGGGCCATAAGCTGCAGATGCTGCATCGCGTCCCCAAGAGGGTGCATGAGAAAGCTCCTTTGTTTGCGACGGTTTGGCGCGCTGGCGCAGACCTAGACGACAGCTTCTTTCAGATACCCCAGCAGATCCCGGTTGCGGCAATAATCCGGTGCGGTGGCCAGATCAGCCGCCGCCAGCACGTCGCCCGCCAGACCGTTGCTCTTTGGACGGCCCCGCAACAGGGCCAGCCGCGCCGAGCACCGCACCGGATGGGCACATCGGCGACAGCGCAGCACCGCTTCTGAAATTTCGTCAAACGCCAAACGCCCCGCGATGGCCTCTTCCTGCAGATCCAGCCCCAGGGCCTGGCTCATGTGGTCAAACAGGGCTGCATGTGTCTTGAGGGTGGATTGCGCGCGCACAGAGAGACTCCTGCCAATGATGATGGGCAAAAACTATGAGAGCACGCCCCCGCCTGCTTTGATGCAAATCAACGCCTGTTCAGCCAGAGTGTTGATCCAGATAAGCCCGCACCGCATCCTGGACCCGGCGAAACCGGTCGCCCCCCAGCTTTTTACCGCCATACCAGCGCGTTACGACAATTACATGGTCTCGCAAACCTTCGCGTTCCAACATCCGCAAAATGACCATACCGGCACCGCTTTCGCCATCATCCGCCTTCAGCCCCCCGGTCGGCAGCAGCGCCGCCCAGGTGTTATGGGTGGCCTTGGCATAGCTGCGATCCCGTTTCAGACTTGCCAGCACCTGATCGACCTCTGCCCGCGAGGTGACCCTGGCACCACTCACCGCATAGCGCGAGCCCCGGTCCGTCAACACGACGCCAAGCTGGGTCACTGTCGGGGCCAGGGGAGCAGACTGGGGTGCAGACTGGGGTGCAGACTGGGGCGCAGACTGGGGCGCGGGAATGGCAGGGATATCGGATGAGGTCATCGTGGTGGGGGTCCGTTTGTCAAAGTCTATGGCTCCGCCCTCTTCATATCGGTCAATTCAGATCTGCACCAGCGGCAGCAGAGCGAAGGTCCAGCACCAGATGGCGCGCTCTTGATCTGCCCTCCTCGTCCGGGCGTTACAGGCAAATATGGGCCAAGGCCGTCAAGGCGCTACTCTGTTGAAAGAGGGCTGCTTTGTCACTGCAGCGCTTGCAAAGCTCCACGGATGGGGGCAGTCTGATGCTTATGTTTAGCATCGAACATGATTTTGATTGCACCATTGTTACCCTTGTCGACGAAGGGGAACACCCGCTGTTGGAAGATCTGACGCTGCATGCCTTTGCAGAATGCGTGACCATCGAACAATTGGATACACGCACCGATCAGGTACAGAAAATCACCCTTTCCTATACCCAGGTCCGCGATCTGGCTGCGGCCCTGGATCTGCCAGAAGGCGTCTATCGGCTGGTGCCGGACGAGGCAAAAGACCAAACCTAAAGCAGTGCGACCAAAGTGCCTGCCCCAATCATGCGGCAGGCAACCCCGTCTGACTCCAGTCCGGACTGGTGTCAGTCCTGACTGGTGTCAGTTCTGGCCAGACAGGGGTCAGCCGCTCCCCGTGTAAACAAAGACCTTGTTGCGCGATGTTGCCCCTTGGTGCAGCTCCAGCTTTGAGGCTGCCACCCCCATGGCCTTGGCCAGAAGGCTGCGCACAGCTTCGGTGGCCTTGCCATTTTCGGGAACGCAGGTAACGGTCACCTTCAACCCGGTCTCAGACTGCAAAATAGCATTGGCTGCCGCCTTCGGCGTCACTTTGACCGCGATCTTCGCACCGGTGACGGCCAGATCGGAAAGGTCTGGCAGGTTTTTTCTCTTTGGCTTGCCCATGTTGTCACTGTTGCCTGTTGATCGTCCGATTGGCCACAGGAAAATTCCCCGGCAGCGCGTGAAACCCAGGCTCCACCCCCGGCCCAAGGCCGCCCCGCCGCCCCGCGCGGCATCAAAAATCGGGACCAAAGGACGAGAGTTGGCAAAAACTGAGCTACAGCGCCCCTCTGCCCCTTGAATTATCACCGCCGGGTGTTGAGATTGGCCCCATTGATGTAAAAAGGCTTTACATATGACCACAGACTCCCAGACCCAGGCCAATGACGCAGCTCTGGACTTTCTCTTGTCGCGCCGCTCTCGCCCCGCCAAAACGCTGATTGCCCCGGCCCCCACCCGCGCAGAGCTCATGCCGCTCCTCACTGCGGCGGCGCGGACGCCGGACCATGGCATGCTGACACCCTGGAGGTTTGTGGTCATCGAGAAGGCAGCCATGCCCCGATTGGCAGCGCTGACCGAGCAGGCCGGCGCCCGGTTGGGCAAATCAGAGGCAGACATCGTCAAGGCCCGTAGCCAGTTTGATCTCGGCCAGTTGGCCGTGGTGGTTGTCGAGGTGCAAAAAGAAAGCGCAAAAATTCCCGCCATCGAGCAGAGCTACAGCGCCGGGGCGGTCTGCCTTGCGCTGCTCAATGCGGCCCTTGCCTCGGGCTGGGGGGCCAATTGGCTGTCGGGCTGGGCCAGCCATGATCCTGTGTTCTGCCAACAGGGTTTTGCCCTGCAAGAGAATGAGCGCGTGGCCGGGATCGTACATATCGCCACCCAAAGCACCACGCCCCCCGAGCGCCCGCGCCCGGAGCTTTCAGATCTGACCACTTGGATGCAGAAATGATTTTTGACGCCTTTTTCAAAACCCTGAATCAGATCACAGATCCGCGCTTTCTACGGGTGTTCTTTCTTGGCATCGGCTTGACCCTGGCGCTTTTGATCGGGGCCACCGTTGGCTTTCTGCTGCTGGTTCAATGGCTGACCTCGGCCACGGTAGACCTGCCGCTGATTGGCGAGGTCACCTGGCTTGATGATCTGTTCTCTGCCGGGTCGGTTCTGTTGATGATGGTCCTGTCGATCTTCCTGATGGTGCCTGTGGCCTCGGCCATCACCTCGATGTTTCTGGACGAGGTGGCACAGGCGGTTGAGGACAAACATTTCCCCCATCTGCCACAGGTCGCGCCCGTGCCCCTGTGGTCAGCGATAAAGGACACGGTGAATTTTCTGGGCGTCTTGATCGGCGCCAATACTCTGGCGCTGATCCTGTATGTGATCTTTACCCCTGCTGCGCCCTTTATCTTTTGGGCGCTGAATGGCTATCTCTTGGGGCGCGAGTATTTCACCCTCGCCGCCAGCCGCCGTGTCGGGCCGGTTGAAGCCAGAAAACTCTGCCGCAAACACACCGGGACGATCTGGATGGCCGGTATTTTGATGGCGATGCCGCTGTCTATCCCGCTGCTGAACCTGGTGATCCCAATCCTTGGGGCTGCCACCTACACGCATCTGTTTCATGCGCTCTGGCGTCATGGCTAACCCCGGCGCCGCAGTCTTTTGCTTGCACGCCCTCTGTCAAATTGCGGCAACGGCACAAATCAGCCCCGCCAAGCTCTCCCGCGCCCGCAGGTGCCTCGGCTTCACCGCCGCCCCTTTGCGGCCTTGGGCCCGGCAGCGCACCATAGGTGCGCTGCCGGGCCCAACGGGAGGCAGGTCTTTTGCAAAAAGGCCAACGACGGGCGGGAGCCCCCCCCGAGCAGCCAAAAGCCGCGATCGCGGTGATAACCCCAGACAGATCCGACCAGGCAAATCCGACCTGGCAGATCCCAGCAGACTAACCCCAGACGATCTGGAAACGGGGCCCACCGAACAGTTTCAGACCAAGATCTATGAGGGATCCGGCAACCGGTCGAACCAGTCAAAGTCATTCACGCTGATCACGCCGGACAGGATAATCCCCGCGATCACGGCCCACAACAGGATGGTGACCCCTGTGGTGATCATCGCCTTTTGCTTCAGGTAGTGGTTCTCTGGCGCGCCAGCATGGGTTCCAGGTTCAACCCTGCCCTTTTCGCCCTGCGTCTCGATCCGAATCGGGATGATGACCAGAAAGGTCATGAACCAGATCACAGCAAACAGAACCAAACCGGATGTAATCGCCATTATTTCTCTTCCTTAAAAGCAACGGGCTGCACAAGGTCCACAGCCTGTAGAACCTGTGCAACCTAGACTCAAACCTGTTCGAGTTCCACCAGGCAACCGTTGAAGTCTTTTGGATGCAGGAACAAGACCGGCTTGCCATGCGCCCCGATCTTTGGTTCGCCACTGCCCAGAACCCGAGCACCCTCGGCTTGCAGATGGTCGCGCGCAGCCAGGATGTCATCAACCTCATAACAGATATGGTGAATGCCACCGGCCGGGTTCTTTTCCAGGAAGCCATTGATCGGAGAGTTATCCCCCAGCGGGTAGAGCAGCTCGATCTTGGTATTTGGCAATTCGATAAAAACAACTGTTACCCCGTGGTCCGGCTCATCCTGCGGCGCGCCCACCTTGGCGCCGAGCGTGCTGCGGTACTGGGCCGATGCGGCCTCAAGGTCGGGAACGGCGATGGCTACGTGGTTCAGGCGCCCAATCATGATGTGACTTCTCCTTGGTAAGATTAGTGTTGCTGACTTATGCTCAATTGCGGCAATCCGGCGCAAGTGCGCCAATGCGCCCAGCCCCCCACAGATCCCGCAGGGACTGGGCCGCGCCCGCCCTCCAGCCTCCCCGCGTAGCGTTGCATCGGGTCCAACAGTCCTTTGGGGCGCTGTTAACTTCGAATTAGCCTCAAATTTATAGCGTCATATCCTATCCGGTAAGGAGTAAGAGTTATGGACGATTCGGAACTGTTTGCAGCCGCCCAAAGACTACCAAGTACCCGCCGCCCCTTGTTGGGGCTGACCATTTTGGTCATCGAAGACAGCCGCTATGCCTGCGAGGCCCTGCGCCTGCTCTGTCTGCGCAGCGGCGCACGTATTCGACGGGCAGACTGCCTTAAATCTGCCCGCCGCCATCTGCAGGTCTATCGTCCCTCGGTGGTGATTACAGATGTTGGCTTGCCGGATGGCTCCGGAATTGACCTGATCAGGGAAATGAATGTTGCCCGCCCGCGGGTCAGGATCATTCTGGCGATCTCGGGCGATGAAAACGTCGAAGACGCCAGCCTTGCTGCTGGTGCCGATGGTTTCCTGGCCAAACCCATCACCTCACTGGCGGCCTTTCAGAATGCCATTCTGTCGCGCCTCCCGGACGACAACCAACCCAGCGGCCCGCGCCAGATCACCGACGAGACGGTGGAGCCAGATCCAATCGCCTTTCTTGATGACATGGCCCATGCAGCAGATGTGCTGAACCAAACACGGGAAGAAAAATCCCTGGATTATCTGGCCCAGTTCATTGGCGGGGTTGCCCGCAGCGCCGGAGACCACCCCCTGGCCAAGGCCGCAGAAAATCTGGCCCGCGCCAGATCCGAAGGCCGCCCCGTCGCCGGCGTTGCCGCCGTGGTCGCCGGGCTGGTCCAAGAGCGTCTAGAACGAAAGATTGCCATCTGATCATGTTCGAATTCTTTTCGACCGCCCTGGCGACCCTCGCCATTGTTCTGTACCTGCAGGCGCGCCATTGCGCCCGGATCATTCGTCGCAACCGTGACAATGCGCCAAACGCCGTGAGATCCTTGCAGATCGACCCAAACGAGTTGCCGCGGTAGTGTAGTGTGCGCTGATCCCCGCGCACAGGGCCGCACGACAACAGGCAGCCCCTATCGTAAAAACCCGGGATCCTGCCCCATCTGCAAACCTGGGAAAACCTGCTGCTCGAGATCGGTTTGCCCGGTGCCTGTCAGCCCCCGCATGATCCAGGCCGAGACCGCCCGGACATCCCCGGTGGGCATCAGATCGCGCCGATTATAAAGCGCGGCTTCCTCCAGTCCCGGCCAGCGCCCATAGACCCTGCCTCCCCGGATGGCACCGCCGGCCAGAACCATCGCCCCGCCAGTGCCGTGATCCGTGCCGCCTGTGCCATTCTCGCGCACCGTGCGCCCAAATTCGGTCATTGCCACAATCGCCGTCTTATCCCAGATCAAGGGTCCAACCCCTTGTTTCAAAGCCAAGATACAGCCGGAAAGCCGCTTCAAAGCGGCCCCCAACCCGCGCTTTTGCTGGCTATGGGTATCCCAGCCATTTAATGAAAACGACGCAATTCGGGTGTCCCCACGCAGTTGTTTGGCGGCAAATTCCGCCAGTTTCAGATGCGCCTTGCCGGGGGTCACACC
This genomic interval carries:
- a CDS encoding response regulator: MDDSELFAAAQRLPSTRRPLLGLTILVIEDSRYACEALRLLCLRSGARIRRADCLKSARRHLQVYRPSVVITDVGLPDGSGIDLIREMNVARPRVRIILAISGDENVEDASLAAGADGFLAKPITSLAAFQNAILSRLPDDNQPSGPRQITDETVEPDPIAFLDDMAHAADVLNQTREEKSLDYLAQFIGGVARSAGDHPLAKAAENLARARSEGRPVAGVAAVVAGLVQERLERKIAI
- a CDS encoding CDGSH iron-sulfur domain-containing protein, which gives rise to MSDEIPVIAQKSPFAVEVTEGKSYFWCSCGKSQKQPFCDGSHKGSAFAPVKYTAQKTGKLFFCGCKHSAKQPLCDGSHSGL
- a CDS encoding DUF167 domain-containing protein: MGKPKRKNLPDLSDLAVTGAKIAVKVTPKAAANAILQSETGLKVTVTCVPENGKATEAVRSLLAKAMGVAASKLELHQGATSRNKVFVYTGSG
- a CDS encoding YigZ family protein, giving the protein MLTDRGSRYAVSGARVTSRAEVDQVLASLKRDRSYAKATHNTWAALLPTGGLKADDGESGAGMVILRMLEREGLRDHVIVVTRWYGGKKLGGDRFRRVQDAVRAYLDQHSG
- the mce gene encoding methylmalonyl-CoA epimerase, giving the protein MIGRLNHVAIAVPDLEAASAQYRSTLGAKVGAPQDEPDHGVTVVFIELPNTKIELLYPLGDNSPINGFLEKNPAGGIHHICYEVDDILAARDHLQAEGARVLGSGEPKIGAHGKPVLFLHPKDFNGCLVELEQV
- a CDS encoding DUF6455 family protein, with protein sequence MRAQSTLKTHAALFDHMSQALGLDLQEEAIAGRLAFDEISEAVLRCRRCAHPVRCSARLALLRGRPKSNGLAGDVLAAADLATAPDYCRNRDLLGYLKEAVV
- a CDS encoding DUF1467 family protein gives rise to the protein MAITSGLVLFAVIWFMTFLVIIPIRIETQGEKGRVEPGTHAGAPENHYLKQKAMITTGVTILLWAVIAGIILSGVISVNDFDWFDRLPDPS
- a CDS encoding EI24 domain-containing protein encodes the protein MIFDAFFKTLNQITDPRFLRVFFLGIGLTLALLIGATVGFLLLVQWLTSATVDLPLIGEVTWLDDLFSAGSVLLMMVLSIFLMVPVASAITSMFLDEVAQAVEDKHFPHLPQVAPVPLWSAIKDTVNFLGVLIGANTLALILYVIFTPAAPFIFWALNGYLLGREYFTLAASRRVGPVEARKLCRKHTGTIWMAGILMAMPLSIPLLNLVIPILGAATYTHLFHALWRHG
- a CDS encoding nitroreductase family protein gives rise to the protein MTTDSQTQANDAALDFLLSRRSRPAKTLIAPAPTRAELMPLLTAAARTPDHGMLTPWRFVVIEKAAMPRLAALTEQAGARLGKSEADIVKARSQFDLGQLAVVVVEVQKESAKIPAIEQSYSAGAVCLALLNAALASGWGANWLSGWASHDPVFCQQGFALQENERVAGIVHIATQSTTPPERPRPELSDLTTWMQK
- a CDS encoding DUF6455 family protein, producing MHPLGDAMQHLQLMARMGKHLGTDLAEAFEAGKISAEDWAEMITSCRGCDAPESCKRWLETQDGAAGAGGSVEPPDYCCNAARLLRLRAGSN